The proteins below come from a single Marinifilum sp. JC120 genomic window:
- a CDS encoding aldehyde oxidoreductase: MIKRTLKVNGVEKFIICENDDSLANVLREKLGLLSVKIGCGTGQCGSCSVVVDGKLKRTCTMKMKRVEDFTEVITTEGIGTPNQLHPIQLAWMAHGGAQCGFCTPGFIVSTYALILSNPKPTRGDIRDWFQKHRNACRCTGYKPLVDAVQDAAAVMRGDMSEDALLFKMPEDQRIWGSKYPRPTAVAKVTGTLDYGADLGLKMPEGTLKCALVQAEISHANIISIDTSEAEAMEGVEKVVTYKDIKGKNRITGLITFPTNKGDGWDRPILCDEKVFQYGDAIAIVCATSEKIAKAAAAKVKVELEQLPEYMNAPAAMEEDAMEIHPGTPNVYFEQKVAKGEETAPIFDKADVVVEGSYYVQRQPHMPIEPDVGFAFLDDDGKLCIHSKSIGLHLHAAMIAPGLGIEIENLIMVQNYAGGTFGYKFSPTMEALVGAACLATGKPVFLGYNWHQQQTYTGKRSPFFTDIRVAADKDGKLLGLETDWICDHGPYSEFGDLLTLRGAQFIGAGYNMPNIRGLGKTVCTNHAWGSAFRGYGAPETEFGYEVIMDELAEKLGMDPFDLREKNIYRPGDTTPTGCKPEVYCIEDIFTKGRPKYEELKKWAAQDAAAGFKRGLGIAVGVYGSGLDGPDTAESEIELNKDGSVTLFNCWHDHGQGADIGCLGTAHEALRPLGLTPEQIHLVMNDTRNCPNGGPAGGSRSQVVIGNAIIAACRNLMDAMRKADNSYMSYDELVAANKAVRYNGKWSAPATECDENGQGSPFACYMYGLFMSGVEVEVATGKVQVEKMVLVADIGKINNKLAVDGQMYGGLAQGVGLALTEDYEDIKKHSTMVGAGFPYIKQIPDDMELIYVETERPEGPHGASGVGELPLTTPHASVINAIYNACGARVTHLPARPEKVLAAMKG; this comes from the coding sequence ATGATCAAACGGACTCTGAAAGTTAACGGTGTTGAGAAATTCATCATCTGCGAAAATGATGATTCCCTCGCCAATGTTCTGCGCGAAAAGCTCGGTCTGCTCAGCGTTAAAATCGGTTGCGGAACCGGACAGTGCGGTAGTTGCTCAGTCGTAGTTGACGGCAAGCTCAAACGTACCTGCACCATGAAAATGAAACGCGTTGAAGATTTCACCGAAGTCATCACTACCGAAGGTATCGGAACTCCGAACCAGCTGCACCCGATCCAGCTTGCATGGATGGCCCACGGCGGCGCACAGTGCGGTTTCTGTACCCCCGGTTTCATTGTTTCCACCTACGCTCTGATTCTCTCCAATCCTAAACCGACCCGCGGAGATATTCGCGACTGGTTCCAGAAACATCGCAACGCCTGCCGCTGCACCGGTTACAAACCGTTGGTTGACGCAGTTCAGGACGCAGCAGCAGTAATGCGCGGCGACATGAGTGAAGACGCTCTGCTCTTCAAAATGCCTGAAGATCAGCGCATCTGGGGTTCCAAATATCCCCGCCCCACCGCAGTGGCCAAAGTTACCGGTACTCTCGATTACGGTGCAGACCTCGGCCTGAAAATGCCCGAAGGCACCCTGAAATGCGCACTGGTACAGGCTGAAATATCCCACGCCAACATCATTTCCATCGACACATCCGAAGCAGAAGCAATGGAAGGTGTCGAAAAAGTTGTTACCTACAAAGACATCAAGGGTAAAAACCGCATCACCGGTCTGATCACCTTCCCCACCAACAAAGGTGACGGTTGGGATCGCCCCATTCTTTGTGACGAAAAAGTATTCCAGTACGGTGACGCCATCGCCATCGTCTGCGCAACTTCTGAAAAGATCGCCAAGGCCGCAGCAGCCAAGGTAAAAGTTGAACTGGAACAGCTGCCCGAGTACATGAACGCTCCCGCCGCCATGGAAGAAGATGCCATGGAAATCCATCCCGGCACCCCCAACGTCTATTTTGAACAGAAGGTTGCCAAGGGCGAAGAAACCGCTCCCATCTTCGACAAAGCCGACGTTGTTGTGGAAGGCAGCTACTATGTACAGCGCCAGCCGCATATGCCCATCGAGCCGGACGTAGGTTTCGCTTTCCTCGATGATGACGGCAAACTCTGCATTCACTCCAAGTCCATCGGCCTGCACCTCCATGCAGCTATGATCGCTCCCGGTCTGGGCATTGAAATCGAAAACCTGATCATGGTTCAGAACTATGCTGGTGGTACTTTCGGTTACAAATTCTCCCCCACCATGGAAGCTTTGGTCGGTGCAGCCTGCCTCGCTACCGGTAAGCCTGTATTCCTCGGCTACAACTGGCATCAGCAGCAGACTTACACTGGTAAACGTTCACCCTTCTTCACCGACATCCGCGTTGCCGCTGACAAAGACGGTAAACTGCTCGGTCTGGAAACCGACTGGATTTGTGACCACGGTCCTTACTCCGAATTCGGTGACCTGCTGACCCTGCGCGGTGCCCAGTTCATCGGTGCCGGTTACAACATGCCCAACATCCGTGGTCTCGGTAAAACCGTTTGTACCAACCATGCATGGGGTTCTGCTTTCCGTGGTTATGGTGCTCCTGAAACCGAATTCGGCTACGAAGTCATCATGGATGAGCTGGCTGAAAAACTCGGTATGGACCCCTTCGATCTGCGCGAAAAGAACATCTACCGCCCCGGCGACACTACCCCCACCGGTTGTAAGCCTGAAGTATACTGCATTGAAGATATCTTCACCAAGGGTCGTCCCAAATACGAAGAACTCAAGAAATGGGCTGCGCAGGATGCTGCCGCAGGCTTCAAACGCGGCTTAGGTATTGCTGTAGGTGTGTACGGTTCCGGCCTTGACGGACCTGACACAGCTGAGTCTGAAATTGAACTCAACAAAGACGGTTCCGTAACCCTCTTCAACTGCTGGCATGACCACGGTCAGGGTGCTGACATCGGTTGTCTGGGTACTGCCCATGAAGCCCTGCGTCCCCTCGGACTCACTCCTGAGCAGATTCATCTGGTCATGAACGATACCCGCAACTGCCCCAACGGCGGACCCGCCGGCGGTAGCCGCTCTCAGGTCGTTATCGGTAACGCCATTATTGCAGCTTGCCGCAACCTGATGGATGCAATGCGCAAGGCTGACAACTCTTACATGAGCTACGATGAACTGGTCGCAGCCAACAAGGCTGTCCGTTACAACGGTAAATGGTCTGCACCTGCCACCGAGTGTGATGAAAACGGTCAGGGTTCTCCCTTCGCCTGCTACATGTACGGTCTGTTCATGTCCGGTGTTGAAGTTGAAGTTGCCACCGGTAAAGTTCAGGTTGAAAAAATGGTTCTGGTTGCTGACATCGGTAAGATCAACAACAAACTCGCTGTTGACGGCCAGATGTACGGCGGTCTTGCTCAGGGTGTCGGACTGGCTCTCACCGAGGACTACGAAGACATCAAGAAGCACTCCACCATGGTCGGTGCAGGCTTCCCCTACATCAAGCAGATCCCCGATGACATGGAACTGATCTACGTTGAGACCGAACGCCCCGAAGGTCCTCACGGCGCATCCGGTGTTGGTGAGCTTCCGCTGACCACCCCGCACGCTTCCGTAATCAACGCTATCTACAATGCCTGCGGCGCACGCGTAACACATCTCCCGGCTCGTCCCGAGAAAGTTCTCGCTGCTATGAAAGGCTAA
- a CDS encoding molybdopterin-binding protein, with protein sequence MMKTVPVQDSIGNVLCHDMTRIVPGEYKGPAFKKGHIITPEDIPVLLEIGKEHVYILTLEEGQLHENDAARRISKAVAGPGITLTDISEGRINMIAAPGLLCINVEALNHINSIDEVVVATLHNGIQITESREVAGTRVVPLVIDESKIEQVEEICRDCGPIVSVKPFRNLKVGLITTGSEVYHGRIKDKFGPVIRNKFSKLNSDVIGQTFVSDDPDMTSTAILKAIDDGAQMVVVTGGMSVDPDDQTPASIRATGAEIVTYGSPTFPGVMFMLGYLNGVPIVGLPGCVMYYRASIFDLIVPRIVAGERPTRMEIAELGHGGFCAGCDTCRYPLCSFGK encoded by the coding sequence ATGATGAAAACTGTTCCTGTTCAGGACTCCATCGGCAATGTCCTCTGTCACGACATGACCCGCATCGTCCCCGGCGAATACAAGGGGCCCGCCTTTAAGAAAGGGCACATAATTACCCCGGAAGATATTCCGGTACTTTTAGAAATCGGCAAAGAACATGTTTACATCCTGACCCTCGAAGAAGGGCAGCTGCATGAAAACGATGCTGCAAGACGCATTTCCAAAGCTGTAGCCGGTCCGGGAATCACCCTCACCGACATCAGCGAAGGACGTATTAATATGATCGCCGCTCCGGGATTGCTCTGCATCAATGTAGAAGCCCTGAACCACATCAATAGTATTGATGAAGTCGTTGTGGCGACCCTGCATAACGGTATCCAGATCACCGAATCCCGTGAAGTTGCCGGAACCCGCGTTGTCCCGCTGGTCATTGATGAGAGCAAGATCGAACAGGTGGAAGAAATCTGTCGTGATTGCGGTCCCATCGTCAGCGTAAAGCCTTTCCGTAATCTCAAAGTGGGCCTGATCACCACCGGAAGCGAGGTTTATCACGGACGGATCAAGGACAAATTCGGCCCGGTTATCCGCAATAAATTTTCCAAGCTCAACTCGGATGTGATCGGACAGACCTTTGTCAGCGATGACCCCGATATGACCAGCACCGCGATCCTTAAAGCAATTGATGACGGAGCGCAGATGGTGGTGGTCACCGGAGGCATGAGCGTCGACCCCGACGATCAGACCCCGGCTTCAATCAGAGCCACAGGTGCCGAAATAGTCACCTACGGCTCCCCCACTTTCCCCGGAGTAATGTTCATGCTCGGATACCTGAACGGTGTACCCATCGTGGGTTTGCCGGGCTGTGTCATGTACTACCGGGCCAGCATTTTCGACCTTATTGTTCCGCGGATCGTGGCTGGTGAACGGCCCACCCGCATGGAAATCGCCGAATTGGGCCACGGTGGTTTCTGCGCCGGTTGCGACACCTGCCGCTACCCGCTGTGTTCTTTCGGTAAATAG